The following DNA comes from Naumovozyma castellii chromosome 4, complete genome.
GAACAACAAGGATATTTTTACGCTTTTTGATAAGAAGGGTCAAGGTGCCATCTCGAAGGAATTATTCGGGGACTACTTACGTGCCATTGGTTATAACCCAACGAACCAACAAGTCTCTGATATCTTGGAAAGTGCAGGTGTTGATTCCaatctttctttgaatgaGATTACAAAGATAGTGGAAGATAATCAAAAAGAACTAGACGCTACAACTCAGGGGAAAGTGGAAGATTTTGTCAA
Coding sequences within:
- the MLC1 gene encoding Mlc1p (ancestral locus Anc_6.151); protein product: MPISKNNKDIFTLFDKKGQGAISKELFGDYLRAIGYNPTNQQVSDILESAGVDSNLSLNEITKIVEDNQKELDATTQGKVEDFVKAFQVFDKENTGKVSVGDIRYMLTGLGEKLTDEEVDELLKGVEIDGEGQIDYKKFIEDVLRQ